The proteins below are encoded in one region of Silene latifolia isolate original U9 population chromosome 2, ASM4854445v1, whole genome shotgun sequence:
- the LOC141627085 gene encoding uncharacterized protein LOC141627085, with amino-acid sequence MDLQKAYDTIEWVFLDDMLKALKFREQFGMWIMQCVTTATYSLNLNDDLLLFCKGDVQSIMTILRTFSTFSKSSGLNMSKGKSNAYFNGVNEDLRKDILQVSGLVQGNLPFRYLGVPIKTTRLNAQDCAPLIDKLMNRIRGVGTRKLSYAGRLVLVQSVLKTLHNYWAAMFILANGVISKVESICRNFLWDGRVDYIRTPLVSWEKNLQAKKRGRAGSQK; translated from the exons ATGGACCTTCAAAAGGCTTATGATACAATTGAATGGGTTTTCCTGGATGACATGCTGAAAGCCTTAAAATTTCGAGAGCAGTTCGGGATGTGGATAATGCAGTGTGTCACAACTGCTACTTACTCCCTTAATCTTAATG ACGATCTTTTGCTTTTTTGTAAAGGAGATGTTCAATCAATCATGACTATTCTCAGAACCTTCTCTACTTTTTCAAAGAGTTCTGGCTTAAACATGAGCAAAGGAAAGTCCAATGCCTATTTTAATGGAGTGAATGAAGACCTTCGGAAAGACATTCTCCAAGTTTCAGGCCTCGTGCAAGGTAATCTCCCTTTTAGATACCTTGGGGTTCCCATAAAGACTACAAGACTGAATGCACAAGATTGTGCCCCACTCATTGATAAGCTTATGAACAGAATCAGGGGTGTTGGAACTAGGAAACTATCCTATGCAGGTAGACTAGTTCTAGTGCAATCAGTTTTGAAGACCCTCCACAACTATTGGGCTGCAATGTTTATTCTCGCTAATGGAGTTATATCCAAGGTGGAATCTATTTGCAGAAATTTTCTGTGGGATGGGAGAGTGGACTATATCAGAACACCTCTTGTCTCATGGGAAAAAAATTTGCAAGCCAAAAAGAGAGGGAGGGCTGGGTCTCAAAAATGA